Within the Polaribacter pectinis genome, the region TTTTTTGCAATCAATTCTTTTACTTGTTTGCTACTATTTGTGTTATTTTGAGCAGAAATACCTTGAATACTTATAAAAGCAGAGATAAAAAGAGTAGCTAAAAGCCGTTTATTTTTCATATTAAATTTGTTTCTACAAAAATAACGACTTGTTATAGAATAAATTGAATAAAATTGTTATTTAGAATTATTATAAATTAAATTTAACATTCTTTTAGCTTTTCAGATTTTAGCAATAAGTAGTACTTTTGTCAAACTGTTCGGAAAATATGTTTTTGAACGAATTTATACACATTACTAAAATAATAGTTTGTAAATATGAAAAGTGTAGCACTACACAATAGACTAACCACACTGCTTTTAAGGAGTTTTACGGTATTTTTGTTTTTCGCATTTAGCTTATCTTCTTATTCTCAAGATATAGATGAGGCTCGTCAGAAAGAAGGAAAAAAACTATTTAAATCTTTGTGTGCTTCTTGTCACAAGTTAGATAAGAAATTAGTAGGTCCAGCTTTAGGGAAAGTAGAAGAGCGTAGAGAACACGCTTGGTTACAGTCTTGGATTAAAAATAACGCAGAGTTAAGGGCTTCTGGAGATAGAGATGCAATTGAAATCTTTGATGAGTACAAGGGTTCGCCTATGACAGCTTTTCCACAGTTAACAGATAAAAATATCGATGATATTTTATACTATACAACTGTTGGTGAAATTAAAAAGGTTGTTGATAATGCAAATCAAAATGAAGCTACTGTTTCTTCAGGAGGAGCGCCAGAATGGCTTATCTATTTGTTAACAGCTGCTATAGTAGTTGCTTTCTTGATGATTGCTAGTTTATTAAAGCAAGTTAGTGAGTTAAAAGGGAATAACAACCCAGAAACACAATCTAACTTAAAAAGAGATTTACAGGAACTTTGGGTTGGTGTAAAGAATAATACTTTTCTAAAAGTAATGTCAACAATATTTTTACTTTTAGTAGGTGCTTACTTTGTGTTCGGAACTTTGTTTAAAGTAGGTGTTGATGAAGGATATATGCCGCTTCAAGAAATAGCATTTTCTCATAAAATTCATGCAGGTGATAATAAGATAGATTGTCAGTATTGTCATTCATCAGCAAAGCATAGTAAAACATCTGGTATTCCATCAGCAAATGTTTGTATGAATTGTCATAAAAATATTTCTGAAGTTGCAGAGGATACTAAAATTGAATGGGATGGTTTAACTTATGGTAAAGCAGAGTTAGATAAAGAAATTGCGAAAGTTTATAATGCTGTTGGTTGGGATGCAGATAACTTAGAGTATACTGGTGAAACAAAACCTATTAAATGGGTAAGAGTTCATAATCTTCCAGATTTCGTATACTTTAATCATTCACAACACGTAACTGTTGCAGGATTAAAATGTCAAAAATGTCACGGACCTGTAGAGGAAATGGATGAGATGCATCAATATTCTCCATTAACAATGGGTTGGTGTATAGATTGTCATAAAGAAACTAAAGTGGATTTAAAAGGTAATGAGTATTACAAGAAAATCCATGAAGAGTTGGCAAAGAAATTCAATGTTGAGCAAGTTACAATTGCACAGCTTGGAGGGAAAGAATGTGGTAAATGTCACTATTAATTAAAGAAGAAAGATAGTTTGGTTTTGGTGTAATAACTAAAACAAATAACTAACAACTAATAACTAAATATAAATGGCTTCAAACAAAAAATACTGGCAAAGTGTTGAGGAACTTAAAGGAAGTTCTATTGTTGAAACGTTAAGTAAAAATGAATTTGTAGAAGAAATTCCTACGGATGATTTTTTAGGTGATAAAGAAACTTTAGAAAATTCTTCTACATCACGTAGAGATTTCTTAAAATACGTTGGCTTTACAACAGCTGCGGCTTCTTTAGCTGCCTGTGAAGGTCCAGTTAGAAAGGCTATACCTTATGTTGTAAAACCAGATGATGTGACTATTGGAGTTGCAGATTGGTATGCAACATCTATGGCAGATGGATACGATTTTGCAAATGTGTTAGTAAAAACACGTGAAGGTCGTCCAATTCAAATAATGCCAAATAAAGATGCAAACGGAACAACAAGTGCTAGGGTACAAGCTTCAGTGTTATCTTTATATGATGAAACTTTACGTTTAAAAGAGCCAACTAAAAGTGGAGAAACAATTTCTTGGGCAGATGCAGATAAAGAAATTGGAGCTAAATTAAACGAATTAAAAGAAGCTAATAAGTCTGTTGTTTTATTAACAGGAACAATGGCAAGCCCGTCTACAAGTAAAATTGTTGAAGAGTTTATTACAGCTTATCCAAATACAAAACATGTTGTTTATGATGCGGTTTCAGAATCTGGTGCTGTAGATGCTTTTATGGCAATGTATGGTAAACGTGCTTTACCAAACTACCATTTAGATAAAGCAAAAACAATTGTTTCTTTTGGTGCGGATTTTCTTGGAGATTTTCATGGAGGATTCGAAAAAGCATATATCAATGGAAGAAAGCCGCAAACAGGTAAAATGTCTTACCATGTGCAGTTAGAGAGTAATATGTCTTTAACTGGTGCTAATTCTGACAAAAGAGTAGTTGTAAAACCATCTGACCAAGTATATGGTTTGTTGAATTTGTACAACGCTATTACAGGTGCTAATGTTACCTCTAAAGCAACTCCTGCTGATAAAGTTATTAAACAATTAGCTTCAGATTTAAAGAAAGCTGGTTCTAAAGGTGTTGTTCTTACAGGGTTAAATGATAAAAATGCACAATTAATTGCTTTAGCAATTAATAAAGCATTAAATAGTGAAATTATTGATACAACTAATACATTAAATATCCGTCAAGGAAATGATGCAGAGGTTGCTCAATTAGTTTCAGATATGAAAGCTGGTAAAGTTGCAGGAATTCTTTCTTACAATGTTGATCCAATTTATTCATTGTCAAATTCATCAGATTTTTCTGAAGGACTAAAAAAAGTAGAAATATCGGTAGCATTATCTACAGAGAATAATGAAACAGTAAATGCTTCACATTTTGCATTACCAACTCCACATTTCTTGGAGTCTTGGGGAGATGCACAATTTGATTCAGTTACTTATGGTTTAGTACAACCAACTATTCAACCACTATTTAATACTCGTCAAGTTCAAGATACGTTGTTAAAATGGTCTGGAAATGCAACTAAATATTACGATTATTTAAAAGCTTTTGCTACAACTAACGTTTTAGGTGGAAGTTCTTGGAATACAGCTTTACATAATGGATTCTTTACTTCAACAGCTTCATTAGAAGAAGAAGTTTTCGAATCTACTGTTGTAATTTCTGATGTAGCTTCAAAATTATCAAGTGCTGCAAATAAAGCATCTGGTTTTGAATTAAATTTTTATACCAAAGCAGGTTTAGGTGATGGTAAACAGGCAAACAATCCTTGGTTACAAGAGTTCCCAGATCCTATCACAAGAGCTTCTTGGGATAATTACCTAACAATGTCTATTGCTGATGCTAAAGAATTAGGTTTCGATAATCCTGTAAAAGATAATGGTGCTATCAATGGAGATTATGCTAAAGTATCTGTAAATGGTGCAGAAGTAATAGTTCCTGTTATGGTGCAGCCAGGTCAGGCAAAAGGTTCTGTAGGTTTAGCGTTAGGTTATGGTAAAACTTTTGGCTTAAAAGAAGAAATGAATGTAGGTGTTAATGCTTATCCTTTATATAAAGGAGGTAATAACATTCAATATAATGTGTCAATAGAAAAAGTATCTGGAACTCATAAATTTGCTTGTACACAAGTACAAAAAACAATTGCTGGGCGTCATGATATTTTAAAAGTAGCTTCTTTAAAAGACTACAATACTGTTGCACCTAAAGATCATAAAAATGGTTGGAATAAACCTTCTTATGTTTCTTATGATCATCAAGAAGTCGAAGCTAATACCATTGATTTATGGGATGAGCATAACAGGGAAATTGGTCATCACTTTAATTTATCTATAGATTTAACATCTTGTACTGGTTGTGGAGCTTGTGTTATAGCATGTCATGCTGAAAACAACGTTCCAGTAGTAGGTAAAAATGAAGTTAGAGTTGGTAGAGATATGCACTGGTTGCGTATTGATAGATATTATTCTTCTGAAGTAGAAACTAGAGAAGAAGCAAAAGAATTAGGGTTAAGTAGAGGTGAAATGTATGAAGCATTAGAAACTGAAGCAGAAAATCCTGAAGTTACTTTTCAGCCGATGATGTGTCAGCACTGTAATCACGCTCCTTGTGAGACTGTGTGTCCAGTTGCAGCAACATCTCATGGTCGTCAAGGACAAAACCAAATGGCATACAACAGATGTGTTGGTACAAGGTATTGTGCAAATAACTGTCCATATAGAGTTCGTCGTTTTAACTGGTTTCAATACTCAAATAATAATGAGTTTGATTTCAATATGAATAATGAATATGGTAAAATGGTTTTAAACCCAGATGTTGTAGTTCGTTCTAGAGGAGTTATGGAAAAGTGTTCTATGTGTATTCAAATGACACAAGCAACAATTCTAAAAGCTAAAAAAGAAGGAAGAGCTGTAAATACTGATGAGTTCGAAACTGCTTGTTCATCTGCATGTACAACAGGAGCTATGGTATTTGGTGATGTAAACAATAAAGAAGACGAAGTAGCTGCATTAGCAGAAGATAAAAGAGCATATAATGTTTTAGATTATCTTCAAACGAAGCCAAATGTAATCTATCAAGTGAAGATAAAAAACACAAACGAAGCGTAATTAAAATTTAAGATATAAAAATATGTCTCATTACGAAGCACCCATAAGGGAACCTTTAGTATTAGGTGATAAAACATATCACGATATTACCGAAGACATTGCAAAACCTATAGAAGGTAAAGCAAATAAGAATTGGTACATGGCATTTTACATTTCTTTAGCAGCAATGCTATGGGGGTTTGGATGTATCTTTTACACAGTAGGAACTGGTATTGGAGTTTGGGGATTGAGCAAGAACATTGGATGGGCTTGGGATATTACTAACTTTGTATGGTGGGTAGGTATTGGTCATGCAGGAACATTAATTTCTGCTGTACTTTTATTATTCCGTCAAAAATGGAGAATGGCAATTAACCGTTCTGCAGAAGCAATGACAATTTTTGCTGTTTTTCAAGCTGGATTGTTTCCAATCATTCACATGGGGCGTCCTTGGAACGGATATTGGGTTTTACCAATTCCTAACCAGTTTGGATCACTTTGGGTAAACTTTAACTCACCATTATTATGGGATGTATTTGCAATCTCAACATATTTATCTGTATCATTAGTTTTCTGGTGGACAGGTTTATTACCAGATTTTGCAATGATTCGTGATAGAGCTGTAAAACCTTTTCAAAAGAAAATTTACGCTTTATTATCATTTGGTTGGTCTGGTAGAGCAAAAGATTGGCAACGTTTCGAAGAAGTATCTTTGGTACTTGCAGGTTTAGCAACACCATTAGTACTTTCTGTACATACAATTGTATCTATGGACTTTGCAACATCAATCAACCCAGGTTGGCACTCAACAATTTTCCCACCTTATTTCGTAGCTGGAGCTATCTTTTCTGGATTTGCAATGGTACAAACGTTATTAGGTATTATGAGAAAAGTTACTAATATGGAAGATTATATTACACGTTTGCACGTAGAATATATGAATATTGTAATTATTTTAACTGGTGGAATTGTAGCTGTAGCTTATGCAACTGAATTTTTTATAGCTTGGTATACAGGTTCTCCTTATGAGTACTACACATATTTATCTGTAGGTGCTGCAACAGGTCCTTATGCTTGGGCATTCTACTCTTTATTATTCTTTAACATCTTAACTCCACAGTTATTATGGTTCAAGAAAATTAGAAGAAGTTTTATATGGTCATTTATCATTTCAATATTTATTAATATTGGTATGTGGTTTGAACGTTTCGATATCATTGCAATTGTATTAAGTAAAGGTCATTTACCATCAACATGGTGGCGTTTTGAGCCAACTTTTGTAGATGTTGGTATCTTTATTGGAACAATTGGGTTCTTCTTTGTATTATTCTTATTATATGCAAGAACATTCCCAGTAATCGCGCAAGCGGAAGTAAAAACAATATTAAAATCTTCTGGTGAATTTTACAAGAAGAGAAGAGAACAAGGAATTCCTACAAAACCTGCGATTGTTGTAGCAAAAGCAGCTGTAAAAAAGGAAGATTCTGATAACAATTTAAACGAATAATTATGGAATCATCAAAAGTTATTCATGCGTTTTATACTGATGACGAAATTTTGTTAGATGCAGTGAAAGTTGTAAAAGCAAAACATCATCATATTGAAGAAGTATTTTGTCCATTCCCAGTACATGGTTTAGACAAAGCTATGGGGTTGGCTCCAACAAGATTAGCTATTACAGCTTTCTTTTACGGAATCACAGGTTTGTCTGTTGCTATTTGGATGACAAATTACATGATGATTCAAGATTGGCCTCAAGATATTGGAGGTAAACCAAGTTTTTCTTGGGTTGCTAATATGCCAGCATTTGTACCAATTATGTTTGAATTAACAGTGTTTTTTGCAGCTCACTTAATGGTAATTACTTTTTATATGAGAAGTAGAATTTGGCCATTTAAAGAGGCAGAGAATCCTGATCCAAGAACTACAGATGATCATTTTTTAATGGAAATACCTGTACATAACAATGAAGCAGAATTAACAGCTTTATTAGCAACTACAGGAGCTGTAGAAATTAATATAGTAGACAAGCACTAATAGATAGATGATAATGAAGAATTTTAGATTAATTATCGCTTTACTAGTTGTTGCAAGTTTTATTTCTTGTAACAATAGAAGAACACCTAGCCTTCAATATATGCCTGATATGTATGTATCTGTACCATATAATCCAAATGGAGCAGAAGGTTTAAATGGGAATCCAGTAAATTCGGAGCCAGTTGCAGGAACAATTGCACGTGGAGGCCATGCTAGTTATGATATTCCTAATACTAATGAAGGATATGAAAAAGCAAAAGCCGAATTAACAAATCCTATTGAAGCTTCTGAAGAAAATTTAGAGAACGGAAAAAAAATGTACGATATTTATTGTGCAACTTGTCATGGAACTAAAGGTGATGGAAATGGGGTTTTATCTCAAAGAGAGAAATTTTCTGGGATTCCTAACTATAAAGATAGAGATATAAACGCAGGTAGTATTTATCATGTAATCATGCACGGTAAAAACTTAATGGGTTCACATGCATCTCAATTAACGTATAAAGAGCGTTGGCAAATAGTACAATACGTAGAACAATTACGTATAGAATTAGCAAAATAATTACAAAAAGAAGAATACGAAAGATATGTATCAATTCTCAGGTAAATTAAAAACATTCTCATTAGCACTAATTATTTTAGGAGCTTTGGGTATTGCATATAGTTTTTATTCAGCACCTAAAACTGTTGAAGAAGCTAAAGAAATTATAGCACATCAAGTGTCATCACATGGAAACACTCATGGTGATTCTCATGATGAAGTTTCAAAAGAAGATCACAAAAGTGATGCTGTATTTGATTCTCATGGTGTTAAAAAAGAAGCACATGCTTCTTCAGGTGATCATGCAGAGCATCATGACGCAAAACATGATGAGCATGTTTTTCATCAATTGCAAAATAAACCTTGGGCTGCATTTTATGTAGCATTATTTTTCTTTTTAGGAGTTACATTATTGGTATTAGCCTTTTATGCATCGCAAAGAGTAGCACAATCTGGTTGGTCTGTTGTTTTGTTTAGAGTAATGGAAGCAATAACAGCTAATTTAGTGCCAACATCTGTAATAATGTTATTTGTAGTAATTGCTTCGGTAATGCACATTAATCACCTTTTTCCTTGGATGGCAGAAGGAGTTTTCGACCCAACAAGTGCAAATTATGATCCTATTATAGAAGGTAAAGCTTGGTGGATGAATATTCCAGGTTGGACAATTAGAAGTATAATCTATTTAGTAATATGGAATGCTTACAGATGGTTTATCCGTAGAAATTCTATTAAAGAGGATACTGCAAATGATGGTGGTAAAACATATAAATTAAATTACAATGTATCTGTAGGATTTATTTTCCTATTTATGATTACAGAATCTATGATGTCTTGGGATTGGATTATGGGATTAGATCCTCACTGGTTCTCTACATTATTTGGTTGGTATGTTCTAGCAAGTTTACTAGTAAGTGCTTTAACAGCAATTGCTTTTGTTACAATATACTTACGTTCTAAAGGAGCTTTACCAGGAGTAAACGATAGTCATATTCATGATTTAGCTAAATTCATGTTTGGTTTTTCTGTATTTTGGACTTATTTATGGTTTGCTCAATTTATGTTAATCTGGTATGCAGACATTCCGGAAGAAACAACTTACTTTGTAGCAAGATTTAATGAATATAAATTACCATTTTTAGCTATGGTAGGTATGAATTTTGTATTCCCAATATTGTTATTATTAAATAGCGACTTTAAGAGTATTCCTTGGTTTGTTGTAATTGGAGGTATTGTTATTCTTGCAGGACACTATATAGATATTTTTGTAATGGTTATGCCTGCAACAGTTGGTGCACAATGGTCTTTCGGTATTGCAGAATTAAGTGCCTTGTTATTCTTTTTAGGAATCTTTATTTATGCTACATTTAGTGCATTCGCTAAAGCAAATCCTATACCACAAGGAAATCCATTTTTAGAAGAAAGTGAACACTTTCACTATTATAATATTGAACACAGAGGAGAAGGATCATCAGATCATCATTAATAATAATTTGAACTAAAATAATTAAGACGAGATAACTATGCTAGCTCTATTTTATATTTTTATAGCTGTTGCAATCGGAGTAAGTTTCTGGCAAATAACCAGGATTTTAAACTTAAGAGGCGTAATCGCCACGGATAAAGACAACGCAAAGCAGGGTACAAATGCTATATATTTTATGGTATTCTTATACGCAATGATGATTTACTGTTTAATTTTCATGAATGTAATTATGTTACCAGAATCTGCTTCTATTGAAGGAGAACATGATGACAATTTATTTGATATTACATTTTGGTTGATTGGTATTGTTCAGTTTATTATGCAGTTTTTAATCTTTTACTTCACATTTAAATATAGAGGTAAGGAAGGTAAAAAAGCTAAATTTTATGCAGATAGCCACAAACTTGAATTAATCTGGACAGTAACTCCAGCTGTTGTTCTTGTGTTCTTAATTGGATATGGTTTATGGCAATGGAATGACATTATGGATTTATCTGATGAAAAAGATGCAGTTGTAATTGAAGTATATTCTCAACAATTTAGATGGGATGCACGTTATGCAGGAGAAGATAATGCTTTAGGTTTAGGAAACGTAAACTATATTAAAGGTATTAACACGATGGGTGTTGATATGACTGATAAAAATTCTGCTGACGATAAACAAGTAACAGAATTGTATTTGCCAAAAGGAAGAAAAATACATTTTAAATTCCGTTCTCAAGATGTTTTACATTCAGCTTATATGCCCCATTTTAGAGCTCAAATGAATTGTGTTCCTGGTATGGTTACAGAATTTGGTTTTACACCAAAATACACTACCGAAGAAATGAGACAACAACCTGAAGTTATTAAAAAAACAAAAGGAATTAACAAAATAAGACAAGCTAAAGGAGAAGATCCTTACGTGTTTGATTATTTGTTATTATGTAATAAAATTTGTGGAGCTTCTCATTACAACATGCAAATGAAAATTACTGTTGTAGAACAAGAAGAGTACGACAAATGGATTGCAGAGCAACCAACATTAGCATCAGTTATTAAATAATTAAATTAAGATACTACAAATAAATAGATTATGTCAGATCATCATCATAAAGAAACATTTGTAACAAAATATATTTTTAGTCAAGATCATAAAATGATCTCTAAACAATTCCTAGTAACAGGTATGTTTATGGGTATTATTGGTGTATTTATGTCTATGTTATTTCGTATGCAAATTGCATGGCCAGAAAAATCGTTTTCAATTATTGAAGCATTTTTAGGCCCTCATCAAACAGATGGAGTAATGAATCCAGATATGTATTTAGCATTGGTAACAATTCATGGTACTATCATGGTCTTCTTTGTACTTACGGCAGGTTTAAGTGGTACATTTTCTAACTTATTAATTCCATTGCAAATTGGAGCAAGAGACATGGCTTCTGGTTTTTTAAATATGGTTTCTTATTGGTTATTCTTTTTATCAAGTATAATCATGGTGATTTCATTATTTGTTGAAGCAGGACCAGCATCTGCAGGTTGGACAATCTATCCACCTTTAAGTGCATTACCACAAGCAATTCCAGGTTCTGGTGCAGGTATGACTTTATGGTTGGTATCTATGGCTATATTTATTGCATCTTCATTAATTGGTTCTTTAAACTATATTGTAACAATATTTAACTTAAGAACAAAAGGAATGAAAATGACAAGATTGCCATTAACTATGTGGGCATTCTTTATTACTGCAATTATTGGTGTTGTTTCTTTCCCTGTATTATTATCAGCAGCTTTATTGTTAATTTTTGATAGAAGCTTTGGAACATCATTTTACTTATCAGATATCTTTATTTCTGGTGAAGTATTACACTACCAAGGTGGATCACCAGTATTGTTTGAACACTTATTTTGGTTTTTAGGACATCCAGAAGTATATATTGTATTATTACCTGCTTTAGGAATAACATCAGAAATTATATCTACTCACTCTAGAAAACCGATTTTTGGTTATAGAGCAATGATTGGTTCTATTATGGCAATTGCATTTTTATCTACAATTGTTTGGGGACATCATATGTTTATTTCTGGTATGAATCCATTTTTAGGTTCAGTATTTACATTTACAACCCTATTAATTGCAATTCCATCTGCAGTAAAAGCATTTAATTATATTACTACTTTATGGAAAGGAAACTTACAGTTGAATCCTGCAATGTTATTCTCTATCGGTTTAGTTTCTACATTCGTAACAGGAGGTTTAACAGGTTTGGTATTAGGAGATTCTGCTTTAGATATTAATATTCATGATACATACTTTGTAGTAGCGCATTTCCATTTAGTAATGGGTGTTTCCGCTATATTTGGAATGTTTGCTGGTGTATATCACTGGTTTCCTAAAATGTATGGTAGAATGATGAATAAAACTTTAGGTTATTGGCACTTTTGGTTAAGCATAATTTGTGCTTATGGAGTTTTCTGGCCAATGCACTTTATTGGATTAGCAGGTTTACCAAGAAGATATTATTCTAATACTGCATTTCCTATGTTTGATGACTTATCTGATATCAATGTAGTAATTACAATTTTTGCATTGGTTGGTGGTTTTGCTCAAATATTTTTTATAGCAAACTTTTTCATCTCTATGTACAGAGGTCAAAAAGCAACACAAAACCCTTGGAACTCTAATACATTAGAATGGACTACACCAGTAGAACATATTCACGGTAACTGGCCAGGTAAAATTCCTGAAGTTCACAGATGGGCTTATGACTATAGTAAGCGTGTAGATCCTAAAGATGATGATAGCGATTATTTACATGGTAAAGACTTTGTTTTACAAACAACACCTTTACTAGAAGGTGAAGATCCATCATAAAATAAAATTATATAATAATAAAAAGCCTTTCCATTTTTCGGAAAGGTTTTTTTGTTATGTAACAAATCTTACAGAAAATGTCCTATAAAAACTATTATCTTTGTATTTATGAACGAAAACTTAAATCCTGAAAACACCAATTTATCAAATGAAGATTTAGACGTTGAAAAAAAATTGCGTCCACTTTCCTTCGATGATTTTACAGGTCAAGATCAAGCAATTGATAATCTAAAAGTTTTTGTAGAAGCTGCAAATCAAAGAGATGAAGCTTTAGATCATACATTGTTTCACGGGCCTCCAGGTTTAGGGAAAACAACACTTGCGCATATTTTAGCAAACGAATTACAAGTTGGTATAAAAGTAACATCAGGACCCGTTTTAGATAAGCCTGGAGATTTAGCAGGTTTGCTTACTAACCTAGATGAAAGAGATGTGCTTTTTATTGATGAAATTCACAGATTAAGTCCAATTGTTGAAGAGTATTTGTATTCTGCTATGGAAGATTACAAAATTGATATTATGATTGAATCTGGTCCAAATGCTAGAACAGTTCAAATCAATTTAGAACCATTTACTTTAATTGGTGCAACAACTCGTTCAGGATTGTTAACTGCGCCAATGAGAGCAAGATTTGGAATTAGTAGTAGATTACATTATTACAAAACCGATTTATTAACAACAATTATTCAAAGAAGTGCACATATTTTAGGAGTACCAATTTCTATGGAAGCAGCCATTGAAATTGCTGGTAGAAGTAGAGGAACACCAAGAATTGCAAATGCATTATTACGTAGAGTTAGAGATTTTGCACAGATTAAAGGAGATGGAAATATTACCATAGAAATTGCTCAATACGCTTTAAAGGCATTGAATGTGGATGCTCACGGTTTAGATGAAATGGATAATAAGATTCTTAAAACCATTATCGATAAATTTAAAGGTGGCCCAGTTGGTTTAAGTACAATTGCGACTGCTGTTAGTGAAAATACAGAAACCATTGAAGAAGTTTATGAACCCTTTTTAATTCAACAAGGTTTTATAATGAGAACTCCAAGAGGAAGAGAAGTTACAGAATTAGCATACACCCATCTAGGTAGAACAAAAGGAAGAAATCAAGGAGAGTTATTTTAATTGATGAACATAAAAAAAGTCATACCAATTTTAGAGTGGTTACCAAACTACAATACCTCTTTATTTAAAGGAGATTTAGTAGCGGGAATCACTGTTGGTATTATTTTAATTCCACAAGGAATTGCTTATGCTCTTATTGCAGGTTTGCCACCAATTTACGGATTATATTGTGCTTTGGTTCC harbors:
- a CDS encoding c-type cytochrome, encoding MKSVALHNRLTTLLLRSFTVFLFFAFSLSSYSQDIDEARQKEGKKLFKSLCASCHKLDKKLVGPALGKVEERREHAWLQSWIKNNAELRASGDRDAIEIFDEYKGSPMTAFPQLTDKNIDDILYYTTVGEIKKVVDNANQNEATVSSGGAPEWLIYLLTAAIVVAFLMIASLLKQVSELKGNNNPETQSNLKRDLQELWVGVKNNTFLKVMSTIFLLLVGAYFVFGTLFKVGVDEGYMPLQEIAFSHKIHAGDNKIDCQYCHSSAKHSKTSGIPSANVCMNCHKNISEVAEDTKIEWDGLTYGKAELDKEIAKVYNAVGWDADNLEYTGETKPIKWVRVHNLPDFVYFNHSQHVTVAGLKCQKCHGPVEEMDEMHQYSPLTMGWCIDCHKETKVDLKGNEYYKKIHEELAKKFNVEQVTIAQLGGKECGKCHY
- a CDS encoding TAT-variant-translocated molybdopterin oxidoreductase — translated: MASNKKYWQSVEELKGSSIVETLSKNEFVEEIPTDDFLGDKETLENSSTSRRDFLKYVGFTTAAASLAACEGPVRKAIPYVVKPDDVTIGVADWYATSMADGYDFANVLVKTREGRPIQIMPNKDANGTTSARVQASVLSLYDETLRLKEPTKSGETISWADADKEIGAKLNELKEANKSVVLLTGTMASPSTSKIVEEFITAYPNTKHVVYDAVSESGAVDAFMAMYGKRALPNYHLDKAKTIVSFGADFLGDFHGGFEKAYINGRKPQTGKMSYHVQLESNMSLTGANSDKRVVVKPSDQVYGLLNLYNAITGANVTSKATPADKVIKQLASDLKKAGSKGVVLTGLNDKNAQLIALAINKALNSEIIDTTNTLNIRQGNDAEVAQLVSDMKAGKVAGILSYNVDPIYSLSNSSDFSEGLKKVEISVALSTENNETVNASHFALPTPHFLESWGDAQFDSVTYGLVQPTIQPLFNTRQVQDTLLKWSGNATKYYDYLKAFATTNVLGGSSWNTALHNGFFTSTASLEEEVFESTVVISDVASKLSSAANKASGFELNFYTKAGLGDGKQANNPWLQEFPDPITRASWDNYLTMSIADAKELGFDNPVKDNGAINGDYAKVSVNGAEVIVPVMVQPGQAKGSVGLALGYGKTFGLKEEMNVGVNAYPLYKGGNNIQYNVSIEKVSGTHKFACTQVQKTIAGRHDILKVASLKDYNTVAPKDHKNGWNKPSYVSYDHQEVEANTIDLWDEHNREIGHHFNLSIDLTSCTGCGACVIACHAENNVPVVGKNEVRVGRDMHWLRIDRYYSSEVETREEAKELGLSRGEMYEALETEAENPEVTFQPMMCQHCNHAPCETVCPVAATSHGRQGQNQMAYNRCVGTRYCANNCPYRVRRFNWFQYSNNNEFDFNMNNEYGKMVLNPDVVVRSRGVMEKCSMCIQMTQATILKAKKEGRAVNTDEFETACSSACTTGAMVFGDVNNKEDEVAALAEDKRAYNVLDYLQTKPNVIYQVKIKNTNEA
- the nrfD gene encoding NrfD/PsrC family molybdoenzyme membrane anchor subunit is translated as MSHYEAPIREPLVLGDKTYHDITEDIAKPIEGKANKNWYMAFYISLAAMLWGFGCIFYTVGTGIGVWGLSKNIGWAWDITNFVWWVGIGHAGTLISAVLLLFRQKWRMAINRSAEAMTIFAVFQAGLFPIIHMGRPWNGYWVLPIPNQFGSLWVNFNSPLLWDVFAISTYLSVSLVFWWTGLLPDFAMIRDRAVKPFQKKIYALLSFGWSGRAKDWQRFEEVSLVLAGLATPLVLSVHTIVSMDFATSINPGWHSTIFPPYFVAGAIFSGFAMVQTLLGIMRKVTNMEDYITRLHVEYMNIVIILTGGIVAVAYATEFFIAWYTGSPYEYYTYLSVGAATGPYAWAFYSLLFFNILTPQLLWFKKIRRSFIWSFIISIFINIGMWFERFDIIAIVLSKGHLPSTWWRFEPTFVDVGIFIGTIGFFFVLFLLYARTFPVIAQAEVKTILKSSGEFYKKRREQGIPTKPAIVVAKAAVKKEDSDNNLNE
- a CDS encoding DUF3341 domain-containing protein, yielding MESSKVIHAFYTDDEILLDAVKVVKAKHHHIEEVFCPFPVHGLDKAMGLAPTRLAITAFFYGITGLSVAIWMTNYMMIQDWPQDIGGKPSFSWVANMPAFVPIMFELTVFFAAHLMVITFYMRSRIWPFKEAENPDPRTTDDHFLMEIPVHNNEAELTALLATTGAVEINIVDKH
- a CDS encoding c-type cytochrome, whose translation is MKNFRLIIALLVVASFISCNNRRTPSLQYMPDMYVSVPYNPNGAEGLNGNPVNSEPVAGTIARGGHASYDIPNTNEGYEKAKAELTNPIEASEENLENGKKMYDIYCATCHGTKGDGNGVLSQREKFSGIPNYKDRDINAGSIYHVIMHGKNLMGSHASQLTYKERWQIVQYVEQLRIELAK
- a CDS encoding quinol:cytochrome C oxidoreductase, which gives rise to MYQFSGKLKTFSLALIILGALGIAYSFYSAPKTVEEAKEIIAHQVSSHGNTHGDSHDEVSKEDHKSDAVFDSHGVKKEAHASSGDHAEHHDAKHDEHVFHQLQNKPWAAFYVALFFFLGVTLLVLAFYASQRVAQSGWSVVLFRVMEAITANLVPTSVIMLFVVIASVMHINHLFPWMAEGVFDPTSANYDPIIEGKAWWMNIPGWTIRSIIYLVIWNAYRWFIRRNSIKEDTANDGGKTYKLNYNVSVGFIFLFMITESMMSWDWIMGLDPHWFSTLFGWYVLASLLVSALTAIAFVTIYLRSKGALPGVNDSHIHDLAKFMFGFSVFWTYLWFAQFMLIWYADIPEETTYFVARFNEYKLPFLAMVGMNFVFPILLLLNSDFKSIPWFVVIGGIVILAGHYIDIFVMVMPATVGAQWSFGIAELSALLFFLGIFIYATFSAFAKANPIPQGNPFLEESEHFHYYNIEHRGEGSSDHH